From Calditrichota bacterium, one genomic window encodes:
- the ypdA gene encoding YpdA family putative bacillithiol disulfide reductase, whose translation MKSNIYDVIIIGGGPIGIACAIEAKKNGLSNLVIEKGVLVNSVYHFPTNMTFFSTSQLLEIGDVPFIAHGDKPTRREALEYFRRVIQSWQINVNVYEEVKNIMKNENGLFSVSSSKESYLAKNIIVATGFYDTANLLNIPGENLPKVKHYYDEPHPYVGQKVVVIGAGNSAADVALETYLKGADVTLVMRESEFKPSVKYWILPNVNNRIKEGSINAYFESELTEIREKEVDIQTKEEKITIKNDFVLAMTGYRPDYPLLEKFGILIGDDEFLEPSHNPDTLETNIPNVYLAGVVLGGLRTGRWFIENAREHAEKIISNILK comes from the coding sequence GTGAAAAGCAATATTTATGATGTAATTATTATTGGTGGTGGGCCTATTGGAATTGCCTGCGCCATTGAAGCAAAAAAAAATGGACTAAGCAACCTGGTAATTGAAAAAGGCGTGCTTGTAAATTCGGTGTACCATTTCCCAACAAATATGACATTTTTTTCTACCTCCCAGCTGTTAGAAATAGGTGACGTACCTTTTATTGCACATGGTGATAAACCAACCCGCCGGGAAGCATTGGAGTATTTTAGAAGGGTTATTCAAAGCTGGCAGATTAATGTAAATGTGTATGAAGAAGTAAAAAACATAATGAAAAATGAAAACGGATTATTTAGTGTTTCATCCTCAAAAGAGAGCTATCTGGCAAAAAATATTATTGTAGCCACGGGGTTTTATGATACTGCAAACTTGTTGAATATCCCTGGTGAAAATCTGCCAAAAGTAAAACATTATTATGATGAGCCTCATCCATATGTTGGGCAAAAAGTAGTTGTAATTGGTGCCGGCAATTCTGCGGCGGATGTTGCCCTTGAAACTTATTTAAAAGGCGCGGATGTTACGTTGGTTATGCGGGAAAGTGAGTTTAAGCCCAGTGTAAAATATTGGATTTTACCCAATGTAAACAACCGAATAAAAGAGGGTTCAATAAATGCATATTTTGAAAGTGAATTAACTGAAATCCGCGAGAAAGAAGTTGATATTCAAACCAAAGAAGAAAAAATCACAATAAAAAATGATTTCGTTCTTGCCATGACCGGTTACCGACCTGATTATCCTTTATTGGAAAAATTTGGCATATTAATCGGGGATGATGAATTTTTAGAGCCAAGTCATAATCCTGATACCCTGGAAACAAATATCCCGAATGTGTATCTGGCTGGTGTTGTTCTTGGAGGGTTAAGAACTGGTCGTTGGTTTATTGAAAATGCACGTGAACATGCCGAAAAAATTATTTCCAATATTCTGAAATGA
- a CDS encoding methyltransferase, whose amino-acid sequence MFDKKFWDGYYENSHTPWDMGEVSPPIKNYIDQLKNKETEILIPGAGNAYEAEYLWSNGFKNIDVVDISEHPLLNLKKRLPGIDNRRLLQMDFFDLDKQYDLIIEQTFFCAILPDLRDDYAKKMHSLLKPSGKLIGLLFVFPLDLSQETPPYGGSVEEYTKCFSPYFNLYTLETSFNSHPARQGREAFLNLRKKSTDI is encoded by the coding sequence ATGTTTGATAAGAAATTTTGGGATGGATATTATGAAAACTCCCATACACCATGGGATATGGGAGAAGTTTCCCCACCAATAAAGAATTATATAGATCAGCTTAAAAATAAAGAAACCGAAATCCTGATTCCCGGGGCCGGAAATGCTTATGAAGCTGAATATCTTTGGAGTAATGGATTTAAAAACATTGATGTTGTAGATATATCAGAACACCCCTTGCTAAACCTAAAAAAACGTCTCCCGGGAATTGATAACCGCAGACTTCTGCAAATGGATTTTTTTGATCTGGACAAACAATACGATTTGATTATCGAACAAACCTTTTTTTGCGCAATACTTCCGGATCTACGCGATGACTATGCTAAAAAAATGCATTCCTTATTAAAACCTTCGGGAAAACTAATCGGTTTATTATTTGTATTTCCACTGGACTTAAGTCAGGAAACTCCTCCATATGGTGGGTCTGTTGAGGAATATACAAAATGCTTTTCTCCTTATTTCAATTTATACACTCTTGAAACTTCCTTTAATTCTCACCCTGCGCGTCAAGGTCGGGAAGCCTTTTTAAATCTTCGTAAAAAATCAACCGATATCTGA
- the selD gene encoding selenide, water dikinase SelD encodes MQHEIKLTHFSHGSGCGCKIAPSVLNKILKSAEPAFTDPRLLVGNDNRDDAAVYAIDDENVIISTTDFFMPIVDDPVDFGMIASVNAISDVYAMGGKPIMAIAILGWPLNKLSPEIANLVLKGARQACKNAGISLAGGHSIDSPEPIFGLAVTGSAKRKSLLTNSGAKKDNHIYLTKPLGVGIMTTAMKAGLLGNQDFKAVRDSMITLNKPGEDLGTLECVTSLTDVTGFGLLGHLIEMCEASNLSAKIDFEMIPQFNGLKSYLDQKTIPGGTSRNYKSYGHKVNQLSEIQKTILCDPQTSGGLLIAVDHENNEAFLDLLKRFNLNLQPIGKITEKKELAVYVE; translated from the coding sequence ATGCAGCACGAAATAAAACTAACACACTTTTCACATGGTTCCGGCTGTGGGTGTAAAATTGCACCAAGTGTGTTGAATAAAATTCTAAAATCAGCTGAACCGGCATTTACAGATCCAAGATTGTTAGTAGGAAATGACAACCGGGATGATGCAGCTGTTTATGCCATTGATGATGAAAATGTAATAATAAGTACCACAGATTTTTTTATGCCCATTGTAGATGATCCTGTTGATTTTGGAATGATAGCCTCGGTGAATGCCATTAGTGATGTTTATGCAATGGGCGGCAAGCCGATCATGGCAATTGCTATACTTGGTTGGCCGCTGAACAAATTATCCCCGGAAATTGCAAACCTTGTTTTAAAAGGTGCGCGGCAAGCTTGTAAAAATGCCGGAATCTCTTTGGCCGGTGGACATAGCATTGATTCTCCGGAGCCAATTTTTGGACTAGCCGTAACCGGATCAGCAAAAAGAAAATCATTACTTACAAATAGTGGAGCTAAAAAAGATAATCACATTTATCTTACAAAACCATTGGGTGTTGGCATTATGACCACTGCAATGAAAGCAGGTTTATTAGGCAACCAGGATTTTAAAGCAGTTCGTGATTCGATGATAACTTTAAATAAACCCGGTGAGGATTTAGGAACTTTGGAATGTGTGACAAGCTTGACCGATGTAACGGGTTTTGGGTTGCTTGGCCATTTAATTGAGATGTGTGAAGCCAGCAACTTAAGCGCCAAAATTGATTTTGAAATGATTCCACAATTCAATGGATTAAAATCATATTTAGATCAAAAAACTATTCCCGGTGGGACAAGCAGGAATTATAAAAGTTATGGTCACAAAGTAAATCAGCTTTCAGAAATCCAAAAAACTATATTATGTGATCCACAAACAAGTGGTGGTTTACTGATTGCCGTTGATCACGAGAATAATGAAGCATTTCTTGACTTATTAAAAAGGTTTAACTTGAATTTACAACCGATTGGTAAAATCACAGAAAAAAAAGAACTAGCAGTTTACGTTGAATAG
- the mnmH gene encoding tRNA 2-selenouridine(34) synthase MnmH, producing the protein MKYQKPQSFIKADKIPIIDVRSPLEYQKGHIPLAINIPLFTNEERHEIGIIYKKLGKLQAIEKGLGFVGPKMMEIAQKARDISEHNERKVYCWRGGMRSEKMAWLFELIGMQCQVLEGGYKAYRNCQSADFSKIENLIILHGSTGCGKTEILKELSLKGEQVIDLEKLANHRGSAFGFIGNKNKQPTSQQFQNDIHNTLTNLDFSKRIWIEGESMKIGLATLPEALWLRMKKAHVIEIRVERTKRVKRIVKEYGLYPKPELMDSILKINSQFGKQNTQDAVHFLEMGQLEETANLLLKYYDHSYEYTRKRFREQSIFVVKSESGDSKENSDKLLTTLTKYMNLEVA; encoded by the coding sequence ATGAAATATCAAAAACCGCAATCCTTTATTAAAGCCGATAAAATCCCAATAATTGATGTCAGATCTCCACTCGAGTATCAAAAAGGACATATACCTTTAGCGATAAACATTCCGCTGTTTACTAACGAAGAGCGTCATGAAATAGGGATTATATACAAAAAACTGGGAAAGCTGCAGGCCATTGAAAAAGGACTTGGTTTTGTTGGTCCAAAAATGATGGAGATAGCACAAAAAGCACGTGATATTTCAGAGCACAACGAAAGAAAGGTTTATTGCTGGCGCGGAGGGATGCGCAGCGAAAAGATGGCCTGGTTATTTGAATTAATAGGAATGCAATGCCAGGTACTTGAGGGCGGCTATAAAGCCTATAGAAATTGTCAAAGTGCTGATTTTTCCAAAATTGAAAACCTAATAATTTTACATGGCTCTACCGGCTGTGGTAAAACCGAAATTTTAAAAGAGTTGTCACTTAAGGGTGAACAGGTAATCGATCTTGAAAAGCTTGCCAATCACCGTGGCTCAGCATTTGGGTTTATAGGCAATAAAAATAAACAACCAACATCTCAACAGTTCCAAAATGATATTCATAATACTCTAACCAATCTTGATTTTAGCAAAAGAATTTGGATTGAAGGTGAAAGCATGAAAATTGGCCTGGCCACTTTGCCGGAAGCCTTGTGGCTGAGGATGAAAAAAGCACATGTAATTGAAATAAGAGTTGAACGAACTAAAAGAGTTAAACGAATAGTAAAAGAATATGGGTTGTATCCTAAACCAGAATTAATGGACAGTATTTTAAAAATTAATTCACAATTTGGAAAACAGAATACACAGGATGCCGTTCACTTTTTGGAAATGGGCCAGCTGGAAGAAACAGCCAATCTGCTTTTAAAATATTATGATCATAGTTATGAATATACACGTAAGCGATTTCGGGAACAGTCAATATTTGTAGTTAAATCTGAAAGTGGTGACTCAAAAGAAAACAGCGACAAACTTTTAACCACACTTACCAAGTACATGAATTTAGAAGTCGCATAA
- a CDS encoding GNAT family N-acetyltransferase produces the protein MQKADKSDIPEIKKLLKDNDLPVADLTNEIDFYIIKENSQVIAAGGLEHAGDYAILRSVVINDIYKGKGLGNDLTRLLIEKAKEENYTALFLLTMTAENYFPRFGFTRIARESAPDSIKNSSEFTTVCPDSAIVMKLDIK, from the coding sequence ATGCAAAAAGCAGACAAGTCCGATATCCCGGAAATAAAAAAACTTTTAAAAGATAATGATCTTCCTGTTGCTGATCTTACAAATGAGATTGATTTTTATATCATAAAAGAGAATAGCCAGGTTATTGCTGCAGGTGGTCTTGAACATGCAGGCGATTATGCAATTTTAAGATCTGTAGTCATTAATGATATATATAAAGGTAAAGGCCTGGGAAACGATTTAACCCGATTGCTAATTGAAAAAGCAAAAGAAGAAAATTATACAGCTTTGTTTCTTTTAACAATGACTGCAGAAAACTATTTCCCCAGATTTGGCTTTACCAGAATAGCTCGCGAATCTGCCCCGGATTCCATAAAAAACAGTAGTGAATTTACCACCGTATGCCCCGATTCTGCAATCGTAATGAAGTTAGATATTAAATAA